CGGCTAGCTCACGATCAGCTTTGAGTCGGTGACGAACCAGCGTGAGTTGGTCCACCAGAGTTGGAAGGCGAAGCCGTTGTTCGTTTCACTGAACAACTTTCCTGAACCTGATGCGATGTGGATCCGCGCCCGGCTCTGCCGGATCTGGGCTACGAGAATCGGCTTGTCTGGAATGGCCTGAGATCGGAGCTCAATTCGCTCGGCCTTGAGCTGCCCTCCGACGATCCAACCTTTCTCGTATACAGATTCGATCTTTTCGGGGACCGTCCTACATGTGATGCACTCCTCGGTGTGGAGCGCCTTCAGTTTGCTCACGTCCCCTGTCTCGTACGCATACGACAGCATCGCGACCCAGTACCCCACGAACGCCTTCGCCCCGTCGGGCGTCTCCTTCTTCGCAGCCTCCGGCATCACGGGCACGGGAACGTTCAGGGCCTTGCTGGTCGCGGTCGCCGGCTTGTAGGCAGGCTTGGCCACAGCGGACGGCGAGGGTGACGCAGTGGCTGACGCCGGCGTCGTCGGTGGGGGAGAAGGGCTCGGACCAGAGGGACCGGTGCCGCAGGCGACCAAGCCCACGCATGACAGCAGGACGAGCAGACACCAGGACACGGCACGCTTCATGGAGGACCCCCAGTTGGTCGGCAGTAAAGACAGACGCCACTCTACGGCAAATGACCAACAAATGACAGAAGTTATCCACAGTGCTGGGCGGGCGATGCGCCGCCCGCCCAGCAGGATCGATCAGACCTCGGCAACCGCTGACTGATCACGGAAGTGGCCGGTCACGATCAGGAGTACTCCAAGAACCGCCCACCCGGCCAGGACCAGCCAGGGGAAAGCGGTCGCCGCGTCGGGGAAGTAGGAGAGGTCGCGCAGGAGCGTGCCGGAGGCGCCGGGCACGAACCACTGGCCGACGTCGCCCCACGGCGCCGGCAGGAATTCCTTGGGCTGGGTCAGCGAGGACAGGGGGTTGCCGATGAACATCGTGAGCACGGCGCCCACGGCGATGCCCGCTCGCCCGATCAGGGCCGACGCGCCGGTGATGATCGCCGCCGTCGCCGCGATGCCGAGTCCGATCGCCGCAGCGTTGGCCCAGTAGTCGCCCTGGAGGGTGTGGAACCAGCCCTGCAGAATGCCGGCGAGGCCGAGGCCGCCCAGCACCCCGTAGCTCACGACCGCGGCGAGGCGACGCCATGCGCCGGACACGAGGAGTGAGATCAGGATGCCGCCGACCATGCCGCCCATCGCGAGCGGAAGACCTGCGACGGCCAGGCCGGTGCCGCGGGAGTCGTCGGCAGACAGCGGTACGACGTCGGTGACCACCACGGTGGGGACGGTCGCGTGCTGTTGCTGCGGAGCCGACGTCGTCGTTCCGGCAGGGGGCGGCGTGGCCTTGCCCTGGGCGGCGGCAGCGAGGCCCGCCTGGAGCTGCTGGACCGCGGAGGTGAGTCCGGTGATGGCCTGCTGGTCGATCTGGCGCTGAATTCCCGCGCCGAGCTGGGTCAACGCGGAGCTCGCGACGGGGCTCGCCGCACTCGCGACCAGGATCTCGGGCGCGCCCGCCTCGGCAGTGGCGGGCAGGATGACGGCGCCGTAGACGTCGCGCTTCTTGATCTGTGTCAGGGCGTCGTCGCGGCTGGCGACGGTGCGGATGTCGAGCATGCCCTCCGGCGCTTTCGCGGTCAGCTGCTGGACCTGCTCAGCGCTCCCGACGACCGCGATCGGCAGGTGCTGTGCCTTCGCCGTGACGCTGGGCCAGGCGAAGGCGAGGAGGATGACGCAGACCGCGACGGCGGCGAGGACCGCCGCGCGGAGGGCGTGCGGCCACGGGGTGTGCGGGGCGTGGGTGGCGGGGCTGGTGTCCCGGTGGGCGGGCGTGGACTGGGGAGTGCTCATGGTGACTTCCTTCAACAAAAAGAATATTCGTTCTCTATTGTCCTCGCGAAGGCTAGACTGTCAAGAACGATCATTCGTTTTCGGTCGATCGATGGAGGAGTGGGCATGCCGAAGGTCAGCGACGAGCACCGTGAGAAGCAGCGGCAGCGGATTCTGGAGGCCGCGCTGACGTGTGTGGCGCGGAAGGGGTTCGCGTCGACGTCGATGTCGGACATCATCGCGGAGGCGGGGCTGTCCGCCGGCGCCGTGTACGTGTACTACCGCAGCAAGGAGCAGCTGACGATCGACGTCGGGCGGAAGGTGCTTGGCGAGCGGGTCGCCCTGCTGGAGGAGTACCTAGGACGCGACCAGGTGCCGGCGCCGGCGGAGGTCATCCCCGCCTTCCTCGAACAGATGCCCGACGATGGCTTCTTCCCCGGCGTCGCCGTGCAGGTCTGGGGCGAGGCGATCCATTCGCCGGCGTTGGCCGAGACGGCGGAGAAGCTCATCGGCGAGATCGGCGGTCACTTCGCGGATTACTTCGCCGCCTGGTTCCGCCAGTCCCGCGGGCTCGGGGAGCGCGAAGCGCAGACTGAGGGCCGTCGCGTGGCGCCCGCCGTGCTCGGCATGGTGCAGGGCTACATGGTGCAGAGCGTGTTCCTCGACGACGACGCGCGGGCCCGGTACCGCGAGGCTGTGGCGGTCGTTGTCGGTGGGTTGTGATGGGTGCTGACGGTGCGCTGGCGGTGTGCGACACGAGGGGTCTCGAGGGTGGCGATGATTTCGCATCTGGGCCGGTTTTCGTATAGGGTAGAACCCGTTGCTTGAACGGCCGCGAACAGCGATAACGGTCAGGCAAGGCGGGCTGTAGCGCAGCTTGGTAGCGCACTTGACTGGGGGTCAAGGGGTCGCAGGTTCAAATCCTGTCAGCCCGACCGCAAAGTCCCGGAGACCACTGGTTTCCGGGGCTTTTTTGGTTCCGGGAGGGCTCGTGCAGTGCAACTGATGTGAACAAGGTGGCCGTGATCTCAGAGTTCAGACAACGGGATACCTGTGCTGACTTGTCCTCGGACGGTTTGCAGTTGAGCTGGGGTGACAAAGTGCCGGGATGCAGATTGCACCTAGCGCCGATGCCGGTTGGCGACCGGCTTCCTCTCGCTTGGCCCTTAGTCGGTGGGCGCATGGAACGAGCTGGTCGCCCGCTATGGGAAGAGCGGTCTGATCAATCCCTCGGCGGTGATTAGACCCGACTTATCGGTAGCACCATGAATCAGAGGAACCGGCTCAGGCGCTTCCTCAACGCTGCATCGTGAACATAGACGTACGTCCCGCGCATCCCGCGCGTCAGAAGGACCGTGTAGATGTTCCTCACCAGTTGCAACAGTTCGGCATCGGAGTACCTGATGCCCCGCTTGGTGTTGTTCTCCATTCCCTTCTTGTCGAAGTAGTTCGAGCGATCGAAGTAAATGGATCCGGTCTCCTCATCGAGTCGGAGGTCCTTGCCGATGATGACGCCTGCGTAGTTCAGGTCATAGCCCTGAACGGTATGAATCGAACCCACCTCAAGCTCTGAGCCGGCGGCGCTGATCCAATCTTTTGGAGAGGAGTTCCAACGGAGCATCACATCGCCGATCTCAATGTCATAGGCACTCTT
Above is a window of Arthrobacter sp. Y-9 DNA encoding:
- a CDS encoding DUF6318 family protein; translation: MAKPAYKPATATSKALNVPVPVMPEAAKKETPDGAKAFVGYWVAMLSYAYETGDVSKLKALHTEECITCRTVPEKIESVYEKGWIVGGQLKAERIELRSQAIPDKPILVAQIRQSRARIHIASGSGKLFSETNNGFAFQLWWTNSRWFVTDSKLIVS
- a CDS encoding ABC transporter permease, translating into MSTPQSTPAHRDTSPATHAPHTPWPHALRAAVLAAVAVCVILLAFAWPSVTAKAQHLPIAVVGSAEQVQQLTAKAPEGMLDIRTVASRDDALTQIKKRDVYGAVILPATAEAGAPEILVASAASPVASSALTQLGAGIQRQIDQQAITGLTSAVQQLQAGLAAAAQGKATPPPAGTTTSAPQQQHATVPTVVVTDVVPLSADDSRGTGLAVAGLPLAMGGMVGGILISLLVSGAWRRLAAVVSYGVLGGLGLAGILQGWFHTLQGDYWANAAAIGLGIAATAAIITGASALIGRAGIAVGAVLTMFIGNPLSSLTQPKEFLPAPWGDVGQWFVPGASGTLLRDLSYFPDAATAFPWLVLAGWAVLGVLLIVTGHFRDQSAVAEV
- a CDS encoding TetR/AcrR family transcriptional regulator, translated to MPKVSDEHREKQRQRILEAALTCVARKGFASTSMSDIIAEAGLSAGAVYVYYRSKEQLTIDVGRKVLGERVALLEEYLGRDQVPAPAEVIPAFLEQMPDDGFFPGVAVQVWGEAIHSPALAETAEKLIGEIGGHFADYFAAWFRQSRGLGEREAQTEGRRVAPAVLGMVQGYMVQSVFLDDDARARYREAVAVVVGGL